The following are encoded together in the Candidatus Dependentiae bacterium genome:
- the dacB gene encoding D-alanyl-D-alanine carboxypeptidase/D-alanyl-D-alanine-endopeptidase yields the protein MKSSNLFNNILARTVFISFLLSAFSLNSVSPEQKTYIKQSIKSLINNVDPNAHIGVEIVSLRDHECIYQKNRDQLFIPASVLKLFTATAALTYLGKDYRFITQILSDAPVTDGIVHGSLYIKGSGDPSLETKDIVQLVSNLKELGINEIHGDIVVDTSEFDTMHFGPGWMWDEGAASFNAPIDALTVNHNCVKVTVSPSHLGAAPLVVLTPSTNYMGIDNQALTSEIDGSPALRIARRWLARENVIDITGSVELESVPKQGEYTVEKPALYAATLFKELLAQASIVFRGTILKDRPVAKNAHILASHASEPLENLLKTMLKNSDNLYAECLFKKLGKIATEERGSWQTGKKALQGFFENVLGITTDRYVVVDGSGFSRYNLISPHQLVMLLDYIAKDALLLGQLTPLLPLAGVDGTLKDRLKEGPACRNVQAKTGTMTGVSALAGFMCTKSREPLAFAVMINGVTKPVREYKLLLEDQICTLLADLE from the coding sequence ATGAAAAGCTCTAACTTATTTAATAACATTTTAGCTCGTACTGTTTTTATCAGTTTTTTACTTAGTGCTTTTAGCTTAAATAGTGTTAGCCCAGAGCAAAAAACATATATTAAACAAAGTATAAAAAGTTTAATTAACAACGTAGATCCAAATGCTCATATAGGAGTAGAAATTGTTTCTTTAAGGGACCATGAATGCATCTACCAAAAAAATAGAGATCAACTGTTTATACCTGCAAGTGTACTAAAACTTTTTACTGCTACAGCTGCGCTTACTTATTTAGGTAAAGATTATAGATTTATTACTCAAATTTTATCAGATGCACCAGTGACTGATGGTATAGTACATGGTTCTCTTTACATTAAAGGATCGGGTGATCCTTCACTTGAAACTAAAGACATTGTACAGTTAGTAAGTAATCTTAAAGAATTAGGTATTAATGAAATTCATGGAGATATTGTAGTTGATACCTCTGAATTTGATACAATGCATTTTGGCCCAGGCTGGATGTGGGATGAAGGAGCTGCCAGTTTTAACGCTCCTATTGATGCTTTAACGGTAAATCATAACTGTGTAAAAGTTACAGTAAGTCCAAGCCACTTAGGAGCTGCTCCACTGGTAGTTTTAACTCCGTCAACTAATTATATGGGTATAGACAATCAAGCGCTAACGAGTGAGATTGATGGGTCGCCAGCTTTACGTATTGCAAGGCGCTGGTTAGCTAGGGAAAATGTTATAGATATTACTGGATCTGTGGAGTTAGAATCTGTTCCTAAACAAGGTGAGTATACTGTTGAGAAACCAGCTTTGTATGCAGCAACATTATTTAAAGAGTTACTGGCACAAGCAAGTATTGTTTTTAGAGGCACTATACTAAAAGATAGGCCAGTGGCAAAAAATGCTCATATTTTAGCTTCTCATGCATCAGAGCCATTAGAAAATCTTTTAAAGACAATGCTTAAAAACTCGGATAATCTTTACGCTGAGTGTTTGTTTAAAAAGTTAGGAAAAATTGCAACAGAGGAACGTGGCAGTTGGCAGACAGGAAAAAAAGCTTTACAGGGTTTTTTTGAAAACGTACTTGGTATAACTACTGACCGTTATGTAGTAGTTGATGGTAGTGGTTTTTCACGTTATAATTTGATCTCGCCTCATCAACTGGTAATGCTTTTAGACTATATTGCTAAAGATGCTTTGCTTTTAGGGCAACTTACACCTTTATTGCCTTTAGCAGGTGTTGATGGAACGTTAAAAGATAGGCTTAAAGAAGGTCCAGCTTGTCGCAATGTGCAAGCTAAAACTGGCACTATGACTGGTGTTTCCGCTCTTGCTGGTTTCATGTGTACTAAAAGTCGTGAACCTTTAGCTTTTGCTGTAATGATAAATGGTGTTACCAAACCTGTAAGAGAGTATAAGCTTCTTTTAGAGGATCAAATTTGTACACTGCTGGCAGATTTAGAATAG
- a CDS encoding PIN domain-containing protein yields MSVKCFIDTNVLIYLYSIDEIAKRKTIETLINTDLQFVISTQVINEFINVMRKKKTITFESISHAIKEFADHFDIALVTFATIEHALFIAHKYHYSYFDSLMVASALENKCTILYTEDMHANQVIEANLKVTNPFKL; encoded by the coding sequence ATGAGCGTTAAATGTTTTATTGATACTAACGTATTAATTTACCTTTATTCAATTGATGAAATAGCCAAAAGAAAAACAATTGAAACATTAATTAATACAGACTTGCAATTTGTCATTAGCACTCAGGTAATCAATGAATTTATCAATGTCATGAGAAAGAAAAAAACAATTACCTTTGAAAGTATTAGTCACGCTATAAAAGAATTCGCTGATCATTTTGATATTGCTTTAGTAACATTTGCTACCATTGAACATGCACTATTTATTGCTCATAAATATCACTATTCTTATTTTGATAGCCTTATGGTCGCTTCAGCATTGGAAAATAAATGCACTATTTTGTACACCGAAGACATGCATGCCAATCAAGTAATTGAAGCTAATTTAAAAGTCACAAATCCCTTTAAACTATAA